The following are encoded together in the Clostridium sp. BJN0013 genome:
- a CDS encoding DMT family transporter, producing the protein MKLNSKKAELLMASVSLAWGSSYLLMKVGLDGIGPFNLIALRFGTAFICVTLVFLPGFRALTVSILAKGVLMGVILFLLFSGLVCGVNYTTASTAGFLASTTVIIVPILESILRRRLPNKSIMLSIFLAVIGLYLLIVKDTFTLDKGSMYCLIAALFYAVYIIVFDRIAKNEDTLLISIIQLGVASLLGVLLMICIETPALPETPVQWGAIICLGLICSAYGFIVQPIAQRYASPEKIGLIFSLEPVFSAILSYIFLHEVLNVKAYIGAALIFFGVVLSKITKIKAIL; encoded by the coding sequence ATGAAGCTGAATAGTAAAAAGGCAGAGCTTCTCATGGCGAGCGTATCCCTCGCATGGGGTTCTTCCTACCTGCTTATGAAAGTAGGACTGGACGGTATAGGCCCATTTAATTTGATTGCCCTGCGGTTCGGGACTGCTTTTATCTGCGTGACACTTGTATTTTTACCTGGCTTCCGTGCTCTTACCGTTTCCATTTTGGCAAAAGGTGTATTAATGGGAGTAATACTTTTTCTGCTTTTCTCCGGGCTGGTTTGTGGTGTCAATTATACGACAGCTTCCACTGCAGGTTTTTTGGCTAGTACCACCGTGATAATAGTTCCAATTCTGGAAAGCATCTTAAGACGCAGGCTCCCTAATAAGTCTATCATGTTGAGTATTTTTCTTGCTGTAATTGGTTTATATCTTTTGATAGTAAAAGATACCTTTACATTGGACAAAGGTTCAATGTATTGCCTCATTGCAGCACTGTTTTATGCAGTTTATATTATTGTGTTTGATAGGATCGCAAAGAACGAGGATACGCTTCTAATCAGTATTATTCAATTAGGGGTTGCTTCCTTGTTAGGAGTTTTGCTAATGATATGCATTGAGACTCCTGCACTTCCAGAAACACCAGTACAATGGGGGGCAATTATTTGTCTTGGATTAATTTGCAGCGCATACGGTTTTATTGTTCAGCCTATCGCACAACGCTATGCGTCACCTGAAAAGATTGGACTTATATTTTCACTAGAACCAGTATTTTCTGCGATTTTATCCTACATTTTTCTGCATGAAGTGTTGAATGTAAAAGCTTATATAGGAGCAGCACTTATTTTTTTTGGTGTTGTTCTCTCAAAAATTACAAAAATAAAGGCTATTCTCTGA
- a CDS encoding YbaK/EbsC family protein yields MSFGKVKEYFEGAGLGRRVVEREQIGATVEQAAESIGCKPEHIAKTMAFFLDEKAVLIVMAGYAKIDNKKYKSCFHQKAKMIPGELVEAYIWHVPGAICPFAVNEGVRTFLDVSLKRFDIIYTVGGNLNSTVKLSLEELETHSSSSGWVDVCKDWFVNEAE; encoded by the coding sequence ATGTCTTTTGGAAAAGTTAAAGAATATTTTGAGGGAGCGGGTTTAGGCCGGCGTGTTGTGGAACGGGAACAGATTGGTGCCACGGTGGAACAGGCGGCAGAGTCGATTGGTTGTAAACCGGAACATATTGCAAAAACAATGGCATTTTTTCTCGACGAAAAAGCTGTTCTGATTGTAATGGCAGGCTATGCTAAAATAGACAACAAAAAATATAAATCCTGCTTTCATCAAAAAGCAAAAATGATACCTGGCGAACTGGTAGAAGCTTATATTTGGCATGTACCAGGCGCAATTTGTCCTTTTGCTGTCAACGAAGGAGTCCGTACATTTCTTGATGTATCTCTCAAACGCTTTGACATTATATATACGGTCGGAGGCAACTTAAACAGTACAGTGAAATTATCTTTAGAAGAGCTTGAAACGCATTCCTCATCTTCAGGTTGGGTTGACGTGTGCAAGGACTGGTTTGTAAATGAAGCTGAATAG
- a CDS encoding LysR family transcriptional regulator — protein sequence MNRYIALQKIVELNSFTKAAKALGYTQSAMSQMISSLEDELSIKLLYRSRVGVKLTLEGEDLYPFIERTILQYQSMQEKANEIKGLETGVIRIGTISSITCHWMPQLIKEFQSLYPNVQFILHQGDYSSIQEWIKVGAVDFGFITPAAVTGLHTITIKEGRMLAVLPENHKLASHSTVNLHEIVNEPFILLEEGHFSEPMEAFHACNLEPNIKFCIHDDYAIMTMVEAGLGISILAELVLRRTNYNIVFLPIDPPITRTLAIGFKDKNSLPIASKYFIEYLTSNIDKLP from the coding sequence ATGAACCGATATATTGCACTTCAAAAAATTGTAGAGCTTAATAGTTTTACCAAGGCAGCGAAGGCCCTTGGATACACGCAATCCGCCATGAGCCAGATGATCTCATCGTTAGAAGATGAATTGTCTATTAAATTGTTATATCGTTCTCGAGTAGGAGTAAAATTGACATTAGAAGGTGAGGATTTATACCCATTTATCGAAAGAACCATTCTTCAATATCAATCCATGCAGGAAAAAGCAAACGAAATAAAAGGTCTGGAAACGGGAGTAATCCGCATAGGTACGATTTCAAGTATTACCTGTCACTGGATGCCACAGTTAATAAAAGAGTTTCAATCACTTTATCCCAATGTACAATTTATTCTTCATCAAGGAGACTATAGTTCCATACAAGAGTGGATAAAAGTTGGGGCCGTGGATTTCGGCTTTATCACTCCCGCTGCTGTAACTGGTTTACATACAATTACTATAAAAGAAGGAAGAATGTTAGCAGTTCTGCCAGAAAATCATAAATTGGCTTCCCACAGTACTGTTAACTTGCATGAAATAGTGAACGAACCATTTATTTTGTTAGAGGAAGGTCATTTTAGTGAACCTATGGAAGCATTTCATGCCTGCAATTTAGAACCAAACATAAAATTTTGTATCCACGACGATTATGCCATTATGACAATGGTAGAAGCGGGATTGGGTATCAGCATTTTGGCAGAGCTCGTGCTGCGTCGTACAAATTATAATATTGTCTTTCTGCCAATTGATCCTCCTATTACCAGAACGCTTGCTATAGGATTCAAAGATAAAAACAGCTTGCCTATTGCGAGTAAATATTTTATCGAATACCTAACCTCTAACATTGACAAGTTGCCATAA
- a CDS encoding BMC domain-containing protein: MMRVEVLSNPSKGTVSILMRKIHDNNIREMLQNGKVKAVGLVQGNVAEIIRAADIAEKASNVGVSEVIGNCPQHIIMIGIFGDLDAVKESLNAIQLWKKDENKSQSF, from the coding sequence ATGATGAGAGTTGAAGTACTTAGTAATCCTTCAAAAGGTACGGTATCCATACTTATGCGTAAAATACATGATAATAATATTAGGGAAATGTTACAAAATGGGAAGGTAAAGGCCGTTGGATTAGTACAAGGTAATGTTGCTGAAATTATAAGGGCTGCTGATATAGCAGAAAAAGCATCCAATGTAGGAGTTTCTGAAGTTATTGGAAACTGTCCACAGCATATAATAATGATAGGAATTTTTGGCGATCTTGATGCAGTAAAAGAATCATTAAATGCAATTCAATTATGGAAAAAAGATGAGAATAAAAGTCAATCATTTTAA